Proteins from one Candidatus Omnitrophota bacterium genomic window:
- the cimA gene encoding citramalate synthase, producing MAKIELYDTTLRDGAQSEGISFSVSDKLKIAEKLDELGIHFIEGGWPGANPKDMEFFSRVKKLKLKNSRITAFGSTMHAKSKAASDHVLKGLLAADTKYITIFGKSWDLHVRDVFKVDLDENLRMIGDSIKFLRSKGKTVFYDAEHFFDGYKANKAYALKTLAAAEGAGAHRIILCDTNGGTLTSQLFEIVEEVKAVISTPLGIHCHNDCDMAVANSIAAVQAGCLQVHGTVNGYGERCGNANLISIIANLKLKLGVDCISRLELRELTEVARFVAEISNLKMNDNAPFVGNSAFAHKAGVHVNAILKNPETYEHTDPHAIGNHRRLLISELSGRSMIRKKAEDLDIDLPKDADKTKKILETLQALENKGYHFESAEASLELLIKRIMKKFKDFFDLENFRVIIEQKKGGKMVTEATINLKVDGEIEHTASLGDGPVNALDSALRKALAKFYPNIAQMHLTDYKVRVLDEKEGTAARVRVLIQSQDKSDSWWTMGVSENIIEASWQALVDSVEYKLLKDMKA from the coding sequence ATGGCGAAAATCGAATTATACGATACTACCCTGCGTGACGGCGCGCAATCCGAAGGCATCTCGTTCTCGGTCAGCGATAAACTTAAGATAGCGGAGAAGCTCGACGAGCTCGGTATCCATTTCATCGAGGGCGGTTGGCCGGGAGCCAATCCGAAGGATATGGAATTTTTCTCCAGAGTAAAGAAATTGAAGCTTAAAAATTCACGGATTACGGCTTTCGGCAGTACTATGCACGCCAAATCCAAAGCCGCCTCCGACCACGTGCTCAAAGGCCTTCTCGCGGCGGATACGAAATACATAACGATATTCGGCAAGAGCTGGGATCTGCATGTCCGCGACGTATTTAAGGTGGATCTCGACGAGAACCTCAGGATGATCGGGGATTCGATAAAATTTTTAAGATCAAAAGGTAAAACCGTTTTTTACGACGCGGAGCATTTCTTTGACGGCTACAAGGCCAATAAAGCCTACGCGCTTAAAACGCTCGCCGCGGCGGAGGGTGCCGGCGCGCACAGGATAATACTTTGCGACACTAACGGCGGAACTTTAACGTCCCAACTTTTCGAGATCGTCGAGGAGGTCAAAGCCGTTATCAGCACGCCGCTCGGTATCCATTGCCATAACGATTGCGATATGGCGGTGGCCAACTCCATCGCCGCCGTCCAGGCCGGATGCCTACAGGTTCATGGGACGGTCAACGGCTACGGGGAGCGTTGCGGCAACGCGAATCTTATCTCGATAATAGCCAATCTTAAACTTAAACTGGGTGTGGATTGTATTTCCCGGCTGGAACTGCGCGAACTTACCGAAGTCGCCAGGTTCGTAGCGGAGATATCCAATCTTAAGATGAATGACAACGCCCCGTTTGTGGGTAACAGCGCCTTCGCGCATAAGGCGGGCGTTCACGTAAACGCTATCCTGAAGAATCCGGAAACGTATGAGCACACAGATCCTCATGCGATCGGCAATCACAGGCGGCTTCTCATCTCAGAACTGTCCGGCCGTTCGATGATACGCAAAAAAGCGGAAGATCTCGATATCGATCTTCCCAAGGATGCCGACAAGACGAAGAAGATACTCGAGACTCTCCAGGCGCTCGAGAATAAAGGTTATCATTTCGAGTCGGCTGAGGCGTCGCTGGAACTTCTCATAAAACGCATAATGAAGAAATTCAAAGATTTCTTCGATCTGGAAAATTTCAGGGTCATAATCGAGCAGAAGAAGGGCGGCAAGATGGTTACCGAGGCGACGATCAACCTTAAAGTCGACGGTGAGATCGAGCATACCGCCTCATTAGGCGACGGCCCGGTTAACGCGCTCGACAGCGCTTTACGAAAGGCATTGGCGAAGTTTTATCCCAATATCGCGCAGATGCATCTTACCGACTACAAAGTAAGGGTCCTTGACGAAAAAGAAGGCACCGCCGCGCGTGTTCGCGTGCTTATTCAGTCGCAGGACAAGTCCGATTCATGGTGGACGATGGGCGTTTCGGAGAATATTATCGAGGCCTCCTGGCAGGCGCTCGTCGATTCGGTCGAATATAAATTGCTCAAAGACATGAAAGCTTAA
- a CDS encoding response regulator: protein MAARRILIVEDERELCYLLKMRLETNGYEVITAFDGKEGLEKAHKEKPNLILLDLMLPKLDGYWVCDLLKKDKRYVATPIIIISAKAEEENLKLAKDCGADAYMEKPFDIEALLARIASLLK, encoded by the coding sequence ATGGCCGCACGCAGGATATTGATAGTCGAGGATGAGCGCGAACTCTGTTACCTTCTCAAGATGCGCTTAGAGACGAATGGCTACGAAGTGATAACCGCTTTTGACGGCAAGGAAGGGCTCGAAAAGGCGCACAAAGAAAAACCCAATCTGATACTGCTCGATCTCATGCTTCCGAAGCTGGACGGCTATTGGGTTTGCGATCTCCTCAAGAAGGACAAACGCTATGTGGCGACTCCCATCATAATAATAAGCGCCAAGGCGGAAGAAGAGAACCTGAAACTTGCCAAAGATTGCGGAGCTGATGCCTATATGGAAAAGCCTTTTGATATCGAAGCGCTTTTAGCCAGGATCGCCAGCCTGCTGAAATAA